One segment of Phaeacidiphilus oryzae TH49 DNA contains the following:
- a CDS encoding flotillin family protein, whose protein sequence is MDAVSLAIGVLVAVVLLISLTVLVLFSRLFRKVEQGRALIISKAKKVDVTFTGAIVLPVVHKAEYMDISVKTIEIRRTGREGLICRDNIRADIHISFFVRVNKTVEDVVKVAQSIGTATASDPKAIQEFFAAKFSEGLKTVGKQLDFVDLYTKREEFRDRIIQVIGTDLNGYHLDDAAIDFLEQTSMSQLDPSNILDAQGIRKITELTTTEHVRTNEYQRTEQKEITRQDVDARETILELERRQAEAEIKQRREVETLRAREEAVTAKTQEEQRLEAQTAFIRTEELLGVQRENQAREIAAAEKNRERVIAVENERIEKDRQLEAIARDRATELSRIAAQREVETERREMADVVRERVAVDRTVAEQEESIKKLRVVEEAERTRQSVIIAAEAEAQERLVKDIKAAEAAEAAATHRAAEQLTLAEARLKAADLDAKAKLRLAEAVQAEEAAGGLASVQVRDKEAEVVEKAGRAEAEATAARLRAEAEGARLKALAEAEGTAALATAEAAMIGEKLKAEAEGLTEKAAAMAALDDASRGHEEYRLRLAAEKEVRLAGLDMQRRLAEAQATVLATGLEHADIDIVGGESAFFDRLVSAIGMGKGVDGFVQHSETAQALIGPWLNGSASFPEDLTRMVGSVSAGDVRDLTVSALLTRLAKDGGAQAGQVRRLMEQAERLGLAQMPLAAANGGDASA, encoded by the coding sequence ATGGATGCCGTATCCCTGGCCATCGGTGTGCTCGTCGCCGTCGTGCTGCTCATCTCGCTCACGGTGCTGGTGCTCTTCAGCCGGCTGTTCCGCAAGGTGGAGCAGGGGCGGGCGCTGATCATCTCCAAGGCCAAGAAGGTCGACGTGACCTTCACCGGCGCGATCGTGCTGCCCGTCGTCCACAAGGCCGAGTACATGGACATCTCGGTGAAGACCATCGAGATCCGGCGCACCGGCCGGGAGGGGCTGATCTGCCGGGACAACATCCGCGCGGACATCCACATCTCGTTCTTCGTGCGGGTGAACAAGACCGTCGAGGACGTCGTCAAGGTCGCGCAGTCCATCGGCACGGCCACCGCCAGCGACCCGAAGGCGATCCAGGAGTTCTTCGCGGCGAAGTTCTCCGAGGGGCTCAAGACCGTCGGCAAGCAGCTGGACTTCGTCGATCTCTACACCAAGCGCGAGGAGTTCCGGGACCGCATCATCCAGGTCATCGGCACCGACCTGAACGGCTACCACCTGGACGACGCGGCCATCGACTTCCTCGAGCAGACCTCGATGTCGCAGCTCGACCCGTCGAACATCCTGGACGCCCAGGGCATCCGCAAGATCACCGAGCTGACGACGACCGAGCACGTGCGCACCAACGAGTACCAGCGCACCGAGCAGAAGGAGATCACCCGCCAGGACGTCGACGCCCGGGAGACCATCCTGGAGCTGGAGCGCCGGCAGGCGGAGGCCGAGATCAAGCAGCGCCGCGAGGTGGAGACGCTGCGGGCCCGCGAGGAGGCGGTCACCGCCAAGACGCAGGAGGAGCAGCGGCTGGAGGCGCAGACCGCGTTCATCCGCACCGAGGAGCTGCTCGGCGTGCAGCGCGAGAACCAGGCGCGGGAGATCGCCGCCGCGGAGAAGAACCGCGAGCGGGTGATCGCCGTGGAGAACGAACGGATCGAGAAGGACCGCCAGTTGGAGGCCATCGCCCGGGACCGTGCCACCGAGCTGTCCCGGATCGCCGCCCAGCGCGAGGTCGAGACCGAGCGCCGGGAGATGGCGGACGTGGTACGCGAGCGGGTCGCGGTCGACCGGACGGTCGCCGAGCAGGAGGAGTCCATCAAGAAGCTGCGCGTGGTCGAGGAGGCCGAGCGCACCCGCCAGTCCGTGATCATCGCCGCCGAGGCGGAGGCCCAGGAGCGGCTGGTCAAGGACATCAAGGCGGCGGAGGCCGCCGAGGCCGCGGCCACTCACCGGGCGGCCGAGCAACTCACCCTGGCCGAGGCCCGGTTGAAGGCCGCCGACCTGGACGCCAAGGCCAAGCTGCGGCTCGCCGAGGCCGTGCAGGCCGAGGAGGCCGCCGGCGGCCTCGCCTCCGTGCAGGTGCGGGACAAGGAGGCGGAGGTAGTGGAGAAGGCCGGCCGGGCCGAGGCCGAGGCGACGGCCGCGCGGCTGCGGGCCGAGGCGGAGGGGGCGCGGCTCAAGGCGCTCGCCGAGGCCGAGGGGACGGCGGCACTGGCCACCGCGGAGGCCGCGATGATCGGCGAGAAGCTGAAGGCCGAGGCCGAGGGGCTCACCGAGAAGGCTGCGGCGATGGCCGCGCTGGACGACGCCTCCCGCGGCCACGAGGAGTACCGGCTGCGCCTGGCCGCGGAGAAGGAGGTCCGGCTGGCCGGCCTGGACATGCAGCGCCGGCTCGCGGAGGCCCAGGCCACCGTGCTGGCCACCGGGTTGGAGCACGCCGACATCGACATCGTCGGCGGCGAGAGCGCCTTCTTCGACCGGCTGGTCTCGGCGATCGGCATGGGCAAGGGCGTCGACGGCTTCGTCCAGCACTCCGAGACGGCGCAGGCGCTGATCGGCCCCTGGCTGAACGGCAGCGCGAGCTTCCCGGAGGACCTGACCAGGATGGTCGGCTCGGTCTCCGCCGGGGACGTGCGCGACCTCACGGTGTCGGCACTGCTGACGCGGCTGGCCAAGGACGGCGGGGCGCAGGCCGGCCAGGTCCGCCGTCTGATGGAGCAGGCCGAGCGGTTGGGCCTGGCCCAGATGCCGCTGGCGGCGGCGAACGGCGGCGACGCCTCGGCGTGA
- a CDS encoding PucR family transcriptional regulator yields MSDAVVAADWSAGEGATGPDGYARLLAEVAATGRRLTRGELDEHRARGEAAAGSGRSLRELVGRYLAATRAAWPENAPSADPVLAAMAMAVDAFADGYERAQRIAVRQEENARREFIDDLLYGRGDLGRLAQRAERFGLRLAHAYVVAVAAAADLAAYDAVHPVTRQVELALRGRFGTRSILLTTKDARLVCIAPADHTDVLDHFAALVRGADRTARVAVGRPHPGAGGVVHSYEEALNALDLADRLDLPSPLLHAADLLVYPVLTRDRDAMADLVRHALGPLERARGGAGPLLRTLSVYFDSGCVSAEAARRLALSVRALTYRLARVRDLTGADPADPAHRYTLQTAVIGARLLDWPARAL; encoded by the coding sequence ATGTCCGATGCCGTGGTCGCCGCGGACTGGAGCGCCGGCGAAGGCGCCACCGGCCCCGACGGCTACGCCCGGCTGCTCGCCGAGGTCGCGGCGACCGGCCGCCGCCTCACCCGCGGGGAACTCGACGAGCATCGCGCCCGTGGCGAGGCCGCCGCCGGCTCCGGTCGCTCGCTCCGTGAACTCGTCGGCCGCTACCTGGCCGCGACCAGGGCCGCCTGGCCGGAGAACGCCCCCTCGGCGGACCCAGTGCTGGCCGCGATGGCCATGGCCGTGGACGCCTTCGCCGACGGCTACGAGCGCGCTCAGCGGATCGCCGTCCGCCAGGAGGAGAACGCCCGCCGGGAGTTCATCGACGACCTGCTGTACGGCCGCGGGGACCTCGGCCGGCTCGCCCAGCGCGCCGAGCGCTTCGGCCTCCGCCTCGCCCACGCGTACGTCGTGGCCGTGGCGGCGGCCGCGGACCTCGCCGCGTACGACGCCGTGCACCCCGTCACGCGACAGGTGGAACTCGCCCTGCGCGGCCGGTTCGGCACCCGCAGCATCCTCCTCACCACCAAGGACGCCCGGCTCGTCTGCATCGCCCCCGCCGATCACACCGACGTGCTCGACCACTTCGCCGCGCTGGTCCGCGGCGCGGACCGCACGGCGCGCGTCGCCGTCGGCCGCCCGCACCCAGGCGCGGGCGGCGTCGTCCACTCGTACGAGGAGGCGCTCAACGCCCTCGACCTGGCCGACCGCCTCGACCTGCCCAGCCCTCTGCTGCACGCCGCCGACCTGCTGGTCTACCCCGTGCTGACCCGCGACCGGGACGCCATGGCCGACCTGGTGCGGCACGCCCTCGGCCCGCTGGAGCGGGCCCGCGGCGGAGCCGGGCCGCTGCTGAGGACGCTCAGCGTCTACTTCGACAGCGGCTGCGTCTCGGCGGAGGCGGCCCGCAGGCTCGCACTCAGCGTCCGCGCCCTCACCTACCGCCTGGCCCGAGTCCGGGACCTGACCGGCGCCGACCCGGCCGACCCGGCCCACCGCTACACCCTCCAGACCGCCGTCATCGGCGCCCGCCTACTGGACTGGCCCGCCCGGGCGCTGTGA
- a CDS encoding GOLPH3/VPS74 family protein has translation MDGATTPETGFDSRAAYRLPLPEELLLLCLDPRSLRVRQPQFFRYALAGAVLAELQLNRSVRVGGGRVGLASPAPRGEPGLDAALAWVAEAAAENPRGLPLQAALRRLARNADRPYLDALVSRGLLRVEQRRVLGLFPRTGYYAESADAHRRLAAEVDAAVRAVGGARGGGGVPPGAPAVQGASVHDRRLAALAAAGCLSARLYPGWDGREPRIWLQLLVARDEIADAVRRLVETDQTTSTAAAASSR, from the coding sequence GTGGACGGAGCGACGACCCCAGAAACCGGCTTCGATTCGCGTGCCGCGTACCGGCTCCCGCTGCCCGAGGAGCTGCTGCTCCTCTGCCTCGACCCGCGCAGCCTGCGGGTACGGCAGCCGCAGTTCTTCCGGTACGCGCTGGCCGGGGCGGTACTGGCGGAGCTGCAGCTGAACCGGTCGGTCCGGGTCGGCGGCGGACGGGTCGGGCTCGCCTCGCCGGCACCGCGCGGGGAGCCGGGCCTTGACGCGGCGCTGGCCTGGGTGGCCGAGGCGGCCGCCGAGAACCCGCGCGGGCTGCCGCTGCAGGCGGCGCTGCGCCGGCTGGCCAGAAACGCGGACCGGCCGTATCTGGACGCGCTGGTCTCGCGGGGGCTGCTGCGGGTCGAGCAGCGGCGGGTGCTGGGCCTCTTCCCGCGCACCGGGTACTACGCCGAGTCGGCGGACGCCCACCGGCGGCTGGCGGCCGAGGTGGACGCGGCGGTACGGGCGGTCGGCGGGGCCCGCGGCGGGGGCGGCGTGCCCCCCGGCGCGCCCGCTGTTCAGGGCGCTTCCGTCCACGACCGGCGGCTGGCCGCGCTGGCCGCCGCCGGCTGCCTCAGCGCCCGCCTCTACCCGGGCTGGGACGGCCGGGAGCCGCGGATCTGGCTCCAGCTGCTGGTCGCCCGGGACGAGATCGCGGACGCCGTCCGCCGCCTGGTCGAGACCGACCAGACCACCAGCACCGCGGCGGCCGCCTCCAGCCGCTGA
- a CDS encoding P1 family peptidase, which yields MASRAGRLNALTDVPGLRVGHAQRIGEGWLSGTTVVLAPPGGAVAAVDVRGGGPGTRETDALDPRNLVQRVEAVVLTGGSAFGLAAADGVMAWLEERERGFPVGPGRVVPVVPAAALFDLGRGGDWRARPGAALGRTAAEAAWAAGEGVPVPQGAVGAGTGAHTEGGLKGGIGTASAVVPLPAAEGREACEVTVAALVALNAAGSPVDPATGLPYGAFAEVEGEFGRLGGLAGAEARGPLPEAVRRRAAERLAEAAGAPAPAARPPAARPRRHGLRRHGGRRPAAQHHPRRRRHRRRADPPSTPQAGRHRP from the coding sequence ATGGCATCCAGGGCGGGGCGGCTGAACGCGCTGACGGACGTCCCCGGGCTGAGGGTGGGGCACGCCCAGCGGATCGGGGAGGGCTGGCTCTCCGGCACGACGGTCGTCCTCGCCCCACCCGGCGGCGCGGTCGCCGCGGTGGACGTCCGCGGCGGCGGTCCGGGCACCCGCGAGACCGACGCCCTCGATCCGCGCAACCTCGTCCAGCGGGTCGAGGCGGTGGTGCTGACCGGCGGCAGCGCCTTCGGCCTGGCCGCCGCGGACGGGGTGATGGCCTGGCTGGAGGAGCGCGAGCGGGGCTTCCCGGTCGGGCCCGGCCGGGTCGTCCCGGTCGTCCCCGCGGCGGCGCTCTTCGACCTCGGCCGCGGCGGGGACTGGCGGGCCCGCCCGGGCGCCGCCCTCGGGCGCACGGCGGCCGAGGCCGCCTGGGCGGCGGGGGAGGGGGTGCCGGTGCCGCAGGGCGCGGTCGGCGCGGGCACCGGCGCGCACACCGAGGGCGGGCTCAAGGGCGGGATAGGCACGGCGAGCGCGGTGGTCCCGCTGCCGGCCGCCGAGGGGCGGGAGGCGTGCGAGGTGACCGTCGCCGCCCTGGTCGCGCTGAACGCGGCCGGCTCCCCGGTGGACCCGGCCACCGGGCTGCCGTACGGAGCCTTCGCGGAGGTGGAGGGCGAGTTCGGCCGGCTGGGCGGGCTGGCCGGCGCGGAGGCGCGCGGCCCGCTGCCGGAGGCGGTACGCCGGCGGGCGGCCGAGCGGCTGGCGGAGGCGGCGGGCGCCCCGGCCCCGGCAGCCCGGCCTCCGGCAGCCCGGCCCCGGCGGCACGGCCTCCGGCGGCACGGCGGCCGCCGCCCAGCCGCTCAACACCACCCTCGCCGTCGTCGCCACCGACGCCGAGCTGACCCGCCCTCAACTCCACAAGCTGGCCGGCACCGCCCATGA
- a CDS encoding P1 family peptidase, with the protein MTRPQLHKLAGTAHDGLARAVRPVHLLNDGDTVFTLGTGTGTAPAPADALAVNAILAAGADAVTRAVVHAVLSAESVRTPARSFPCYRELYLE; encoded by the coding sequence CTGACCCGCCCTCAACTCCACAAGCTGGCCGGCACCGCCCATGACGGCCTGGCCCGCGCGGTCCGCCCGGTGCATCTCCTCAACGACGGGGACACCGTCTTCACCCTCGGCACCGGCACCGGCACCGCCCCGGCGCCGGCCGACGCCCTCGCGGTGAACGCGATCCTCGCCGCCGGCGCGGACGCGGTCACCCGCGCGGTGGTGCACGCCGTGTTGAGCGCGGAGTCGGTCCGCACCCCGGCCCGCTCCTTCCCCTGCTACCGCGAGCTGTACCTGGAGTGA
- a CDS encoding LLM class flavin-dependent oxidoreductase — protein sequence MSNSSADPETPLSILDLATVGEGYTPTEALAATTRLAQDAERWGYHRFWVAEHHGMPGVASSSPAVLLAHLGAATSTIRLGSGGVMLPNHAPLVVAEQFGLLHALHPGRIDLGLGRAPGTDPATAAALRRNTGDPHADDFPQQLAELTHFLDADFPPGHPYARLKSVPGEASAPGTGRPPIWLLGSSGFSAQLAGRLGLPFAFAHHFSAQNTVPALDLYRQTFRPSEVLEKPYALIGVGAIAADDEKQARRLALSGALNMLRLRRGAPGLVPTPEEAEAYPYSELERDFIDSWLANVVLGDRDQVRQGLAALRERTGADELMITSNVHGHAARNRSYRLIAEAHGLVEPSEPSESGEPEAPGGA from the coding sequence GTGAGCAACAGCAGCGCCGACCCCGAGACCCCCCTCTCGATCCTCGATCTGGCCACCGTCGGCGAGGGATACACCCCCACCGAGGCGCTCGCCGCCACCACCCGGCTCGCGCAGGACGCCGAGCGCTGGGGGTACCACCGCTTCTGGGTGGCCGAGCACCACGGGATGCCCGGGGTGGCCAGCTCCAGCCCGGCCGTCCTCCTCGCCCACCTCGGCGCCGCCACCAGTACCATCCGGCTCGGCAGCGGCGGCGTCATGCTGCCCAACCACGCCCCCCTCGTGGTCGCCGAGCAGTTCGGCCTGCTGCACGCGCTGCATCCGGGGCGAATCGACCTGGGTCTGGGCCGCGCCCCCGGCACCGACCCGGCGACCGCCGCCGCCCTCCGCCGGAACACCGGCGACCCGCACGCCGACGACTTCCCGCAGCAGCTCGCCGAGCTGACCCACTTCCTGGACGCCGACTTCCCGCCCGGCCACCCGTACGCCCGGCTGAAGTCGGTGCCCGGCGAGGCCAGCGCGCCGGGCACCGGGCGGCCGCCGATCTGGCTGCTCGGCTCCTCCGGCTTCAGCGCCCAGCTGGCCGGCCGGCTCGGCCTGCCGTTCGCCTTCGCCCACCACTTCAGCGCGCAGAACACCGTCCCGGCGCTGGACCTCTACCGGCAGACCTTCCGCCCCTCCGAGGTGCTGGAGAAGCCGTACGCGCTGATCGGCGTGGGCGCGATCGCCGCCGACGACGAGAAGCAGGCCCGCCGGCTGGCGCTCTCCGGAGCGCTCAACATGCTGCGGCTGCGCCGGGGCGCCCCGGGCCTGGTGCCCACCCCGGAGGAGGCGGAGGCCTATCCGTACTCCGAGCTGGAGCGGGACTTCATCGACTCCTGGCTCGCGAACGTGGTCCTCGGCGACCGCGACCAGGTCCGCCAGGGCCTGGCCGCGCTGCGCGAGCGCACCGGCGCCGACGAGCTGATGATCACCAGCAATGTCCACGGCCACGCGGCCCGCAACCGCTCCTACCGGCTGATCGCCGAGGCCCACGGCCTGGTCGAGCCGAGCGAGCCGAGCGAGTCGGGCGAGCCGGAGGCGCCCGGCGGGGCCTGA
- a CDS encoding 1-aminocyclopropane-1-carboxylate deaminase/D-cysteine desulfhydrase, with amino-acid sequence MTLHQDPPPDPDPAPRFALDEPLAPTPLQELVDERLRRAGVRLLLKRDDLIDPGVPGSGTKWRKLLPNARAARSAGHDTLLTFGGAYSHHLRATAAAGRRFGLRTVGVVRGEELRDRPLNPGLARAAAYGMRLDFMDRVTWRLRDTPRVLEELHERHGPAYVLPEGGSNALGVRGCRTVTEELNSQAPEVDVICCSVGTGGMLAGLAAGLRPGQRALGFAALKPGPSLDLDAETAALQRLAFGARRGSWYIDHRYHFGGYGRSTPELKAFAAGVADRQDGEAALDLDLTYEAKALYGLLDLVERGAFRRGTTLALIIAG; translated from the coding sequence ATGACACTCCATCAGGACCCGCCCCCGGACCCGGACCCCGCCCCGCGCTTCGCCCTGGACGAGCCCCTAGCCCCCACTCCGCTCCAGGAGCTGGTGGACGAGCGGCTGCGCCGGGCCGGCGTCCGGCTGCTGCTCAAGCGGGACGACCTGATCGACCCGGGCGTCCCCGGCTCCGGCACCAAGTGGCGCAAGCTGCTGCCGAACGCCCGGGCCGCCCGCTCCGCCGGCCACGACACCCTGCTGACCTTCGGCGGCGCCTACTCGCACCATCTGCGGGCGACCGCCGCGGCCGGCCGCCGCTTCGGCCTGCGCACGGTCGGCGTGGTCCGCGGCGAGGAGCTGCGCGACCGCCCGCTCAACCCCGGCCTGGCCCGGGCCGCCGCCTATGGGATGCGGCTGGACTTCATGGACCGGGTGACCTGGCGGCTGCGCGACACCCCCCGGGTGCTGGAGGAGCTCCACGAGCGGCACGGCCCGGCGTACGTCCTCCCCGAGGGGGGCTCCAACGCCCTCGGCGTACGCGGCTGCCGGACGGTGACGGAGGAGCTCAACTCCCAGGCGCCGGAGGTCGATGTGATCTGCTGCTCGGTCGGCACCGGCGGGATGCTGGCCGGACTGGCCGCGGGCCTGCGCCCGGGGCAGCGCGCGCTGGGCTTCGCCGCGCTCAAGCCCGGACCCTCGCTGGACCTGGACGCCGAGACGGCGGCCCTCCAGCGGCTGGCCTTCGGCGCCCGCCGCGGCTCCTGGTACATCGACCACCGCTACCATTTCGGCGGCTACGGCCGCAGCACCCCCGAGCTCAAGGCCTTCGCCGCCGGGGTGGCCGACCGCCAGGACGGCGAGGCCGCCCTCGACCTCGACCTCACCTATGAGGCCAAGGCCCTCTACGGCCTTCTCGACCTGGTCGAACGCGGGGCGTTCCGCCGTGGGACGACCCTCGCGCTGATCATCGCCGGCTGA
- a CDS encoding chitinase, with translation MPTENGRHRTPASRRARGLFAGLATAALAATGLFAAAQSGNAAPATAPAAATSAALGSNWYAAAPYLMPLDNNPPNPVDVMNASGIKAFQLAFILADGSSCAPAWDGTAAVSSDSAVASTISSIRAAGGDVSVSIGGYNGTKLGQVCGTPAATAAAYQQVIDKYGLHAMDFDLEEPEYENSSAIANEIGAAQILQKNNPGLYISVTTAGTSAGTGWFGQQMLNQAKTDGFVPDNFSIMPFDGGFNGAASQISALQAFNGLLQSTFGWDSATAYAHEGVSMMNGRSDSGEFFYQSDFQSVLNFAESNHMARYTFWSVNRDRECSPPDNNGTTSGTCSSVTQNAWDFTKYDTQFAGATPPSGSGGGTGTPTPTPTPTPTPTQGGCTAAAWSSTTAYTGGQQVSYNGHTWTAKWWTEADVPGGSAGVWTDDGPC, from the coding sequence GTGCCAACAGAAAACGGCAGACACCGAACCCCCGCTAGCCGCCGGGCCCGCGGCCTCTTCGCCGGCCTCGCCACCGCCGCGCTCGCCGCCACCGGCCTGTTCGCCGCGGCCCAGTCCGGCAACGCGGCCCCCGCGACCGCCCCCGCCGCGGCCACCAGCGCCGCCCTCGGCAGCAACTGGTACGCCGCGGCCCCGTACCTGATGCCGCTCGACAACAACCCGCCCAACCCCGTCGACGTGATGAACGCCAGCGGGATCAAGGCCTTCCAGCTCGCCTTCATCCTGGCCGACGGCAGCTCCTGCGCGCCGGCCTGGGACGGCACCGCCGCGGTCTCCTCGGACTCCGCGGTGGCGAGCACGATCAGCTCGATACGGGCGGCCGGCGGCGACGTCTCGGTCTCCATCGGCGGCTACAACGGCACCAAGCTGGGCCAGGTCTGCGGCACCCCGGCCGCCACCGCCGCCGCGTACCAGCAGGTGATCGACAAGTACGGGCTGCACGCCATGGACTTCGACCTGGAGGAGCCGGAGTACGAGAACAGCTCCGCGATCGCCAACGAGATCGGCGCCGCGCAGATCCTCCAGAAGAACAACCCGGGCCTGTACATCTCGGTGACCACCGCCGGTACCTCGGCCGGCACCGGCTGGTTCGGCCAGCAGATGCTCAACCAGGCCAAGACCGACGGCTTCGTTCCGGACAACTTCTCCATCATGCCGTTCGACGGCGGCTTCAACGGCGCGGCCTCGCAGATCAGCGCCCTCCAGGCGTTCAACGGGCTGCTCCAGTCGACCTTCGGCTGGGACTCCGCGACCGCCTACGCCCACGAGGGCGTGTCGATGATGAACGGCCGCAGCGACAGCGGCGAGTTCTTCTACCAGTCCGACTTCCAGTCGGTGCTGAACTTCGCCGAGAGCAACCACATGGCCAGGTACACCTTCTGGTCGGTCAACCGCGACCGCGAGTGCAGCCCGCCGGACAACAACGGCACCACCTCCGGCACCTGCTCCAGCGTGACCCAGAACGCCTGGGACTTCACCAAGTACGACACCCAGTTCGCCGGGGCGACCCCGCCCAGCGGAAGCGGCGGCGGCACCGGCACCCCGACGCCCACCCCGACCCCGACCCCCACGCCCACCCAGGGCGGCTGCACCGCCGCGGCCTGGTCCAGCACCACCGCGTACACCGGCGGCCAGCAGGTCAGCTACAACGGCCACACCTGGACCGCCAAGTGGTGGACCGAGGCCGACGTCCCCGGCGGAAGCGCCGGAGTCTGGACCGACGACGGCCCCTGCTGA
- a CDS encoding putative bifunctional diguanylate cyclase/phosphodiesterase encodes MPGPTGGAESARSLAVADPCPCCGEQPAAPAAAEGADARFRAAFQHAGIGMAVISAEDVLLEANPALARMLGYEPAELTGTRVQRLLHPDGPSGPLHSALAASGRERVRLERRLDHRAGHPVWTQITLTLVHPADGSPGYTLAMVEDVSHRRRLGARLHYQAKHDPLTRLPNRSLFFDRLGEAFAAAGPGSRIGLCYLDLDGFHAVNDTLGHLVGDQLLSAVARRLTERFTPRGHLVARTGGDEFAVVVPRSAGPQELTALATELLELLDTDYELDGRRVSASASVGVVERAVAGTDPSELVTDADATLHWAKREGRGRWALFDPERHADQLTRQVLATTMRPALDRGEFVLDYQPLVRLADGAAVGVESLVRWAHPQFGRLSPDRFIDIAEETGAIVPLGMWVLEESCRQGRRWMREFPEAELFVSVNLAARQIWDSDVVADVAEVLKRTGFPARLLQLELTESAVLGPAGRPVEALHALSAMGIRIAIDDFGTGYSNLSYLSRLPVHALKLDSSFVSGFGAGGKAAAGPGAPAGRQEVDAEIVSALVRLAHVLGLSVTAEGVEGPEQAQRLRETGCDVAQGWHFARPGPAEAVAELVAQRRHGG; translated from the coding sequence GTGCCCGGCCCCACAGGAGGCGCCGAAAGCGCCCGAAGCCTCGCCGTGGCCGACCCGTGCCCCTGCTGCGGCGAGCAGCCGGCGGCACCGGCGGCCGCGGAGGGCGCCGATGCCCGCTTCCGGGCCGCCTTCCAGCACGCCGGGATCGGCATGGCCGTGATCTCCGCCGAGGACGTCCTGCTGGAGGCCAACCCCGCGCTCGCCCGGATGCTCGGCTACGAGCCGGCCGAGCTCACCGGGACGCGGGTGCAGCGGCTGCTGCACCCTGACGGGCCGTCAGGCCCCCTGCACAGCGCACTGGCCGCGAGCGGGCGGGAGCGGGTCCGGCTGGAGCGGAGGCTCGACCACCGCGCCGGGCACCCGGTGTGGACCCAGATCACCCTGACCCTGGTGCACCCCGCCGACGGGTCCCCCGGCTACACCCTGGCGATGGTGGAGGACGTCTCCCATCGGCGCCGGCTCGGCGCCCGGCTGCACTACCAGGCCAAGCACGACCCGCTGACCAGGCTGCCGAACCGTTCGCTCTTCTTCGACCGGCTCGGCGAGGCGTTCGCCGCCGCCGGCCCCGGCAGCCGGATCGGCCTGTGCTACCTCGACCTGGACGGCTTCCACGCGGTCAACGACACCCTCGGCCATCTGGTCGGCGACCAGCTGCTCAGCGCGGTGGCACGGCGGCTCACCGAGCGCTTCACCCCGCGCGGCCACCTGGTGGCCAGGACCGGCGGGGACGAGTTCGCGGTCGTCGTCCCGCGCAGCGCCGGCCCGCAGGAGCTCACCGCCCTCGCCACCGAACTGCTCGAACTGCTCGACACCGACTACGAGTTGGACGGCCGACGGGTCAGCGCCTCGGCCAGCGTCGGGGTGGTGGAGCGGGCCGTCGCCGGTACCGACCCGTCCGAGCTGGTCACGGACGCGGACGCGACCCTCCACTGGGCCAAGCGGGAGGGCCGGGGCCGCTGGGCGCTCTTCGACCCGGAGCGGCACGCGGACCAGCTCACCCGGCAGGTGCTGGCCACCACGATGCGGCCGGCGCTGGACCGCGGTGAGTTCGTCCTCGACTACCAGCCGCTGGTGCGGCTCGCGGACGGCGCGGCGGTGGGCGTCGAGTCGCTGGTGCGCTGGGCCCACCCGCAGTTCGGGCGGCTCTCCCCGGACCGGTTCATCGACATCGCCGAGGAGACCGGGGCCATCGTCCCGCTGGGGATGTGGGTGCTGGAGGAGTCGTGCCGTCAGGGGCGGCGCTGGATGCGGGAGTTCCCGGAGGCGGAGCTGTTCGTCTCGGTCAACCTGGCGGCGCGGCAGATCTGGGACTCGGACGTGGTCGCGGACGTCGCCGAGGTGCTCAAGCGGACCGGCTTCCCGGCCCGGCTGCTGCAACTGGAGCTCACCGAGAGCGCCGTGCTGGGCCCCGCCGGGCGGCCGGTGGAGGCGCTCCACGCGCTCTCCGCGATGGGGATCAGGATCGCCATCGACGACTTCGGTACCGGGTACTCCAACCTCTCCTACCTCAGCCGGCTGCCGGTGCACGCGCTGAAGCTGGACTCGTCCTTCGTCTCCGGGTTCGGAGCCGGCGGCAAGGCGGCCGCCGGTCCGGGGGCGCCGGCCGGACGCCAGGAGGTCGACGCCGAGATCGTCAGCGCGCTGGTCCGGCTGGCCCACGTACTGGGGCTGAGCGTCACCGCCGAGGGCGTCGAGGGCCCCGAGCAGGCGCAGCGGCTGCGCGAGACAGGCTGCGACGTCGCCCAGGGCTGGCATTTCGCCCGCCCGGGCCCGGCGGAGGCGGTGGCCGAACTGGTCGCGCAGCGCCGGCACGGCGGCTGA
- a CDS encoding OsmC family protein: protein MATTRVARTAWEGGLQDGKGTVTFASSGIGDYQVSWPSRAEQPNGQTSPEELIAAAHSSCFSMALSHGLTQAGHPPTRLDTQAEVTFQPGTGITAVKLTVRGEVPGLDAAGFTEAAQDAKANCPVSQLMKGNVEVALDASLA, encoded by the coding sequence ATGGCCACGACGCGTGTCGCCCGTACCGCCTGGGAGGGCGGGCTGCAGGACGGGAAGGGTACCGTCACCTTCGCCTCCTCCGGGATCGGGGACTACCAGGTCTCCTGGCCTTCCCGGGCGGAGCAGCCGAACGGGCAGACTAGTCCGGAGGAGCTGATCGCGGCCGCGCATTCGAGCTGCTTCTCGATGGCGCTCTCGCACGGGCTCACCCAGGCGGGGCATCCGCCGACGCGGCTGGACACCCAGGCCGAGGTGACCTTCCAGCCGGGCACGGGGATCACCGCGGTGAAGCTCACCGTGCGCGGCGAGGTGCCGGGGCTGGACGCCGCCGGGTTCACCGAGGCGGCGCAGGACGCCAAGGCGAACTGCCCGGTCAGCCAGCTGATGAAGGGCAATGTCGAGGTCGCCCTGGACGCCTCGCTGGCCTGA